A portion of the Oncorhynchus masou masou isolate Uvic2021 chromosome 11, UVic_Omas_1.1, whole genome shotgun sequence genome contains these proteins:
- the LOC135548469 gene encoding rho GTPase-activating protein 35-like: MMAKKQDAKSPTYNLIVVGLSGTEKEKGQCGVGKSCLCNRFVRPSADDFYLDHTSVLSTSDFGGRVVNNDHFLFWGEVGRVVEEGPECRMHVVEQTEFIDDQTFQPHRSTAMQPYIKRAASTKLASAEKLMYFCTDQLGLEQDFEQKQMPEGKIQADGFMLCMDVSRGMNRNFDDQLKFVTNLYGHLSKTKKPIVLVLTKCDEGVERYIKDSHTFAITKKSLPVVETSARSNINVDLAFIALVQLIDKSRGKPKIIPYFEALKLQSQQIALAKDRYEWLVNRIVKNHNETWLNTSRRMHSSSEFKEYVFLEGTAKCKKLFQQHVYRLKQEHIERRRKIYLSTLPLALSSLVPDLDEIDQLSWSGVQKVLESKQHFAHWFVVLEDSPWEDTSHIDNMEDERIPSDLLETAPAEDIFNAHLEHLRNECKRAEMRQEFKHKLACSPFVTPGKPWEEARSFIMNEDFYQWLEESEYLDLYNRHQKEIIGHAKEDFQELLLEYSELFYELEVDAKPSKEKMGAIQEVLGEEQRFKTLQKLPAERDALVLKHIHFVYHPTKETCPSSPQCGDFKIEQLLASRFPTCYPFFNVKSHFGDIKADRINLVILGKDGLAREFANEIRTLCTNDDRYVLDGKMYELTLRPIEGNVRLPVNSFHTPTFTPHGCLCLYNSKESLTYVVESIERLRESTIGRRDSHIAQLLTSLLLVTKRGVGTYADIGGETALGLIKQGQQVARRLQCSFLDPASPGVGYGHNVNDSQINQVLRGLLDSRRSSSFSSSSPPLPPKPPGPRDSPHQPSPEADIRIVMCLMCGDNYDVEQLLSPFLLPQHCRPTSNSGTSVILEQTVGPHKQVIELSLLSYHASFSLRKSRLVHGYIAVYSARRKASLETLCAFLCEIQDIIPVQLLAVGESQVELTESESAREQLIQGEELAQEIEGRFNSVVCGSGGVVGGLHRIEMFQHFLMEVVEKRNIVEATHMYDNVAEACTNDTAYSPRCSSPSPGNMFLDSDVDDVEPSPPYFDGTLTSHGGGFNLPDLDSSDVSVISDISSFENKLNSKVPPQVRPKPTVTFDFRKVGRNPYNTDTMGHRRSLPSTVTWVPGGDGGYDPSDYAEPMDAVSKPRPSNEEIIYSVPHDSTQGKIITIRNANRMHSNGNGSDSEADSSSLERCRKFSAAGVKPRLYRDRSKRLGKFSSFRTSFIGSDDEMGALPKTKEDEFGTLKGDIINEEGEDPKKRNILKSLRRTAKKTRPKPRPSIPKPLESNYFGVPLVNVVFPDRPIPLFIDKCVHFIETTGLNTEGLYRVSGNKCEMESMQRQFDQDHGLDLVEKDFAINTVAGALKAFFSELPEPLVPCILQVELLEAFKINDREQRLYTMKDVLRKFPRENYDVFRFVMSHLHKVSQLSRQNLMTSENLSICFWPTLMRPDFTTMDALTATRTYQTIIETFIHQCAFFFYNQPLLDSPTGLAGLPASPTTTLTGGSTYSCYRSSPPPTTTQFSPLQQSPPTTPQSPLQSLLPPLHQHPHCAPTEQETL, translated from the exons ATGATGGCGAAAAAGCAGGATGCGAAGTCACCCACATACAACCTTATAGTTGTGGGTTTGTCAGGGACGGAGAAAGAGAAGGGCCAGTGTGGAGTGGGGAAGTCCTGCCTGTGCAACCGCTTTGTGCGCCCCAGTGCTGATGACTTCTATCTGGACCACACGTCAGTGCTGAGCACCAGCGACTTTGGGGGCAGAGTGGTTAACAATGACCACTTCCTGTTCTGGGGGGAGGTGGGgcgggtggtggaggaggggccgGAGTGCAGGATGCATGTGGTGGAGCAGACTGAGTTCATTGATGACCAGACGTTCCAGCCACACCGCAGCACTGCCATGCAGCCCTACATCAAGAGGGCGGCCTCCACCAAGCTGGCCTCTGCAGAGAAGCTTATGTACTTCTGCACGGACCAGCTGGGGCTGGAGCAGGACTTTGAGCAGAAGCAGATGCCTGAGGGCAAGATACAGGCTGACGGGTTCATGCTCTGTATGGATGTCAGTAGGGGGATGAACCGCAACTTTGACGACCAGTTGAAGTTTGTCACAAACCTTTATGGTCATCTGAGCAAAACAAAGAAGCCCATTGTGCTGGTCTTAACCAAGTGTGATGAGGGGGTTGAACGCTACATCAAAGATTCTCACACCTTTGCCATCACTAAAAAGAGTCTTCCAGTAGTGGAGACATCTGCACGCTCTAACATCAATGTTGACCTAGCCTTCATTGCTTTGGTGCAACTCATTGATAAGAGCAGGGGCAAGCCCAAGATCATTCCTTACTTTGAAGCCCTCAAGCTCCAGAGTCAGCAGATAGCCCTGGCTAAAGACCGATACGAATGGCTAGTCAACCGCATAGTGAAGAACCACAACGAGACCTGGCTTAACACCAGCCGACGCATGCACAGCTCCTCAGAGTTCAAGGAATACGTCTTTCTAGAGGGTACAGCAAAATGCAAGAAGCTCTTCCAGCAGCATGTGTACCGCCTGAAACAGGAGCACATTGAGAGACGTCGGAAAATCTATCTGAGCACTCTTCCTCTAGCACTTAGCTCCCTGGTGCCTGACCTGGATGAGATCGACCAGCTGAGCTGGTCTGGGGTtcagaaggtcctggagtccaaGCAGCACTTTGCCCACTGGTTTGTGGTTCTGGAGGACTCTCCATGGGAGGACACGTCTCACATAGACAACATGGAGGATGAGCGCATCCCCTCAGACCTGTTGGAGACGGCCCCAGCCGAGGACATTTTCAACGCCCACCTGGAGCACCTGAGGAATGAGTGCAAGCGGGCCGAGATGAGGCAGGAGTTCAAGCACAAGCTGGCCTGTTCTCCCTTTGTCACGCCTGGCAAGCCCTGGGAAGAGGCCCGCAGCTTCATCATGAACGAAGACTTCTACCAATGGTTGGAGGAATCAGAGTACCTGGATCTCTACAACCGCCACCAGAAAGAGATCATCGGCCACGCTAAAGAGGACTTCCAGGAGCTGCTGCTGGAGTACTCTGAGCTCTTCTATGAGCTGGAGGTGGATGCCAAGCCCAGCAAGGAGAAGATGGGGGCCATCCAGGAGGTTTTAGGGGAGGAGCAGAGGTTCAAGACCCTGCAGAAGCTTCCAGCTGAGAGAGATGCTCTGGTGTTGAAGCATATCCACTTTGTCTACCACCCAACCAAGGAGACCTGTCCCAGCAGCCCACAGTGTGGAGACTTCAAGATAGAGCAGCTCTTGGCCTCACGTTTCCCAACATGCTACCCATTCTTCAATGTGAAGTCCCATTTTGGGGATATTAAAGCTGACCGAATCAACCTTGTGATATTGGGCAAAGACGGACTGGCCAGGGAGTTTGCCAATGAGATCAGGACTCTGTGTACCAATGACGACCGGTATGTGCTGGATGGGAAAATGTATGAGCTGACCCTGCGACCTATCGAGGGAAACGTACGACTTCCTGTAAATTCCTTTCACACTCCCACTTTCACACCCCATGGATGCCTGTGTCTGTACAACTCAAAAGAGTCCCTAACTTACGTCGTAGAAAGCATTGAAAGGTTGCGGGAGTCAACTATAGGTAGAAGGGATAGCCATATAGCTCAGCTTTTAACATCTCTGCTCTTGGTTACTAAAAGGGGAGTAGGGACATATGCAGATATTGGGGGAGAAACTGCCTTAGGCCTAATAAAACAGGGACAGCAGGTAGCAAGGAGACTGCAGTGTAGCTTCCTAGACCCAGCCTCTCCTGGTGTGGGCTATGGGCACAATGTGAATGACAGTCAGATCAATCAAGTATTGAGGGGTCTCCTGGACTCTAGGAGGAGCTCATCTTTTAGTAGCAGCTCCCCACCTCTGCCCCCTAAACCTCCAGGCCCAAGAGACTCTCCTCACCAGCCCAGCCCAGAGGCAGACATCCGCATCGTCATGTGCTTGATGTGTGGAGACAATTACGACGTGgaacagctcctctctcccttcctactGCCTCAGCACTGCAGGCCAACATCCAATAGTGGGACCTCAGTGATACTGGAGCAGACAGTGGGGCCTCACAAACAGGTGATTGAGCTCTCCCTTCTTTCCTACCACGCCTCCTTCTCCCTGAGGAAGAGCAGATTAGTGCATGGATATATTGCTGTGTACTCAGCCCGCCGCAAGGCCTCCCTGGAGACTCTATGTGCCTTCCTGTGTGAGATCCAGGACATCATCCCTGTTCAGCTGCTGGCAGTAGGGGAGAGCCAGGTGGAGCTCACAGAAAGTGAGTCTGCCAGAGAGCAGCTAATCCAGGGAGAGGAGCTGGCCCAAGAGATAGAAGGCAGGTTCaacagtgtggtgtgtgggtcTGGAGGGGTGGTGGGCGGCCTGCACAGGATAGAGATGTTCCAGCACTTCCTGATGGAGGTGGTGGAGAAACGCAACATAGTGGAGGCAACACACATGTATGATAACGTAGCTGAGGCCTGCACTAATGACACTGCCTACTCCCCTCGCTGTAGCTCACCCAGCCCTGGCAACATGTTCCTAGACTCTGATGTGGATGACGTGGAGCCCTCCCCACCCTACTTCGATGGCACACTCACCTCCCATGGCGGGGGCTTCAACCTGCCTGACCTGGACTCCAGCGATGTCTCTGTCATCTCTGACATCAGCTCCTTTGAGAACAAACTCAACAGCAAGGTCCCTCCCCAGGTGAGGCCCAAGCCCACTGTGACCTTTGACTTCCGGAAGGTGGGCCGAAACCCCTACAACACGGATACCATGGGCCACCGTCGCTCCCTGCCCTCTACTGTGACATGGGTACCAGGTGGGGACGGAGGTTACGACCCCTCAGACTATGCAGAGCCTATGGATGCTGTGTCCAAGCCCCGGCCCAGCAATGAGGAGATCATCTACTCTGTGCCCCATGACAGCACGCAGGGCAAGATAATCACCATCCGCAACGCCAACAGGATGCACTCAAATGGGAACGGCTCGGACAGTGAGGCTGACAGCAGTTCCCTGGAGCGCTGCAGGAAGTTCTCGGCGGCGGGGGTGAAGCCCCGGCTGTACCGTGACCGTTCCAAACGCCTGGGGAAGTTCAGCAGCTTTCGCACCAGCTTCATTGGCAGCGACGACGAGATGGGGGCCCTGCCAAAGACCAAGGAGGATGAGTTTGGAACCCTGAAAGGAGACATCAtcaatgaggagggagaggacccCAAGAAGAGGAACATTCTGAAGAGCCTACGGCGAACTGCCAAG AAAACCAGACCAAAGCCTCGGCCCTCTATTCCCAAGCCCCTGGAGAGCAACTACTTTGGGGTACCCCTGGTCAATGTGGTGTTCCCAGACAGACCTATCCCACTTTTTATTGACAAGTGTGTCCACTTCATTGAGACCACAG gccTCAACACAGAGGGGCTGTACAGGGTGAGCGGGAACAAGTGTGAGATGGAGAGCATGCAGAGGCAGTTTGACCAGG ACCATGGGCTGGACCTAGTGGAGAAGGACTTTGCCATCAACACAGTGGCTGGGGCTCTGAAGGCCTTCTTctctgagctgccagagccgttgGTGCCCTGCATTCTGCAGGTGGAGCTGCTCGAGGCCTTCA aaaTCAATGACAGGGAACAAAGGCTCTACACCATGAAGGATGTGCTGAGGAAGTTCCCCAGGGAGAACTATGACGTTTTCAGATTTGTCATGAGCCACTTACACAA GGTGAGCCAGCTGAGCAGACAGAACCTGATGACCAGTGAGAATCTGTCCATCTGTTTCTGGCCCACTCTGATGCGGCCAGACTTCACCACCATGGACGCCCTGACGGCCACGCGGACTTACCAGACAATCATCGAGACCTTCATCCACCAGTGTGCTTTCTTCTTCTACAACCAGCCCCTCCTGGACTCCCCCACTGGCCTGGCtggcctccctgcctcccccaccaccaccctcacCGGTGGCTCTACCTATTCCTGCTAccgctcctcccctccccccaccaccacgcAATTCAGCCCCCTGCAGCAGtcaccccccaccaccccccaGTCACCCCTGCagtccctcctcccccccctccaccaACACCCCCACTGCGCCCCCACCGAGCAAGAGACACTGTGA